TCGCCTTAAGCCCTGCTTTTTCGGCGGGTGAGCCGGCACGCGTTCCGCTTATTCGCATCCCCTTTGAATCGTCTCCAAAATCGGGCATAATCCCAAATGAAACACGGAAATTTCTACCACCTTCACGCATACCAGAAGTTTGTTCGATTTTTACAAAGCTCGGTTTTGCGTTTACTGCATCCAACTGTCGCACAACACCTATTACAAAATCGGTAACCATTTTTTGTCCCTCGTAATTAATCAATTGCCAATCATCCGAGGGGCGGTGATAATCGCTGTGCAAACCTGTGAAGAAAAATAAAACCGGTATTTCCTTACTGGTGAAACTTGCGTGGTCGCTTGAGCCGAAACCATCCTGCCCAAGTTTTAATTTGAAAACCGAATCTTGATTTTGTTTTTGAATAATCTCGTTCCATACAGGCGAAGTACCAACCCCCTGTATAGTCAGGACGCTGTCTTTTAATCTTCCAATCATGTCCAAATTAATCATAGCGACAGATTTATCGAGTGGGAGTGGAGAATTTTTGACATAATGTGCCGACCCTAACAAGCCAAGTTCTTCTGCCGAAAAAGCTGCAAACACATACGAACGTTTCATTTGAGTGTGATGGGATGCTAAACTTTGTGCAATCTCTAAAAGTCCGGCTGTCCCCGATGCGTTATCGTCAGCACCGTTGTGAACAGCTATTGAATCGGGAACGATTGAACCGGAACTCGCACCGCCCAATCCGAGATGATCAAAGTGCGCACCAATAATAATGTGTTCGCTTTTTAATGAAGCATCATTACCATCAAAATATCCAACAACGTTTGCAGTGTTGGAATATATTTTTTCTATTTCGGTTTTGAGTGTAACACTTGTATTTGCAAAATTAAACGAGTTAGGTTTTTTATTTTCGTTGATGGATTTTTGGAGAGAGAGTAAATTCATTCTAATATTTTCGAATATCGAATTGGCTGCATTCTGGTCGAGTTGTATAACTGCAATCCCCGAGTTCATTGAACCGCGTTCGTGTCGAAGTGGAATGAGAGGAGCGTTAGCTTCATCGACGGGACCTGTAACGAATATTACTCCCGCCGCACCTTTATCACGTGCAGTCATTATTTTTTTTGTGAAAGAAGAGTAACCGGAAAAATTGCTTGACTGATTGTTTCCATCAGGTGAGTATCGCAATATTACTGCAAGCTTATCCTTCACATCTATTCCTGTATAATCGTTGTAATGCAGAGTGTCGGCTTCGATGCCGTAGCCGGCAAATACGAGTTCTGCGGTGATTGATGTATCACTCGAAAAATTCATCGGTCTGAAATCAACATCGGGTGTGAAGTTTAAAGTTTTACCATCGACATTAAAAGCGAGCGAGTTGTTCTTGCCGACTTTTAATTCCGAAACAAACTTGAAGTTTTGAAAATATGTTCCGTTATCTCCTAATGGTTTTAGTCCATATGATTTGAATTCTTTCGCGATGTAATTTGCGGCAAGTTCGTTGCCTTTTGTCCCCGGCCGTCTGCCTTCGAGTTCATCCGAAGCTAAATACATTACGTGACGTTGAAGTTCTCCGGCTGTAACATCGTTCGAAGTAATTCTCGGTTGAGTAGAACTGCAACCGATAATGATTGAAAGAACAAGAAGTATTGATAGAAGATGTTTCATATTTTTTCCTATGTATAAATTGATTACTGATTTTAAATAGTGCAAATTGCCAACTGGCATTCCCGCATTTTTAGGTTTTGCATATTCTTCGGTTTGCTATTTATTATCTGCCAATTTCGATAATGCGTTTTTTAAATTGCTGAACGACTCATCGTCGGCTACGCCATACTTCTTATCTATGTATGCAATTTTCCCTTGTTTGTCTATTACGAAAACGGTTCGCTTGTTATAACCTCTTTCAGCGTTGTAGCTCTCGTATTTTTTCGCAACGCTATGGTCGTGGTCGCTTAACAATTTGAACGGATAGTTTTGGTGCTTTGCCCAAAAATGGTGCGACCAAACATAGTCGCCGCTGATAGCTAATATCTCGGCATCTAATTTTTCCAACATCGCAAAGTTATCCCTGAAAGCACAGAGTTGCTTCGTACAGCCGGAGCTCCAGTCTGCTGGATAAAAAGCAAGCACGACTGGCTTCTTCTGGATTATTTCTGAAAGCGTAATTCCCTGATGCATAATAGTATCCTGTGTGGCGTAGGGGAGTGTGAAGTCGATTAACTTGTCTCCGATATTTATTGTTTGAGTATCTGCGGTTACTGTTATTAAAAATATTAAAAAAATATGTATAATTTTCATGAACTTGACCTTTTTAAAAATGACGATTAAAATGTAATAGAATATATGAGAAAAAGCAAAAGATTAACCGTGCGATTTGTTTTGAAAATAAAAATCCATATATTGTGAATGGATGATTTCGCTCCAAAATAAATATGATACAAAAACAGCATTAGTTACAATTTTTGCTTTTGTATTCGTGTTGTTTAGCAATTCCTTACATACACACGATGCACTTTTATTTTCAAGCAAAGGGGATGAAGTTTTTGCTCACGATTGCTCTAACCACCAAGACCATACCTCAGTTCGTTCACATTTTAATTGCATCCAGTGCCAACGTGTTAAAATAAAAGAATTCGATTTATCAAGTATTCAATCAACAATAGGTTTTCTTCAAAAATTTTTCTTTCCTCTAAATAGCGACGAGAAACCATTTCGTTCCGTTACTCACACACACCCCGATACACGCGGTCCCCCATCTAACTTCTCTTAAGTACTAATTTGTAGGACGGCGAGATTTCTCCGTCCAAATTTATATTTTTATCTTCATTAACTTATTAGGAGAAATTTATGAAAATATTATTCATATCTATTTCATGCTTATTCGTTTTTGGTTTTCAGCTTGATGCTCAAACTACACTCAATCCGGAAATCAGCATAATACCGCGCTTCAGTATATCGACTAACGATGCAGAAGAATCGGATGGGCACAACGACATAAGCCACAAGAAATTTAACTTATCAACGCCAGTTGGTAAACTTGATGAAATCGAGTTAGGCTTACAGGGTTATTTGAATCCGTATGCACGCGGCGATATTTTTCTTTCCTGGCACGGATTGGAAGGGAAAGTCGAAATTGAGGAAGCATACGCCTCATTCGTGCGCGGCTTGCCTTTTAATTTGAACATACGTGCCGGAAAATACTTAGTTGAGTTTGGCAAACTAAATATAATCCATCCGCATGCTTGGTCGTTCGTTGACCAACCATTTGTTCTGAAAAATTTTTTAGGCGAAGAAGGACTTAATATGCTTGGCTTATCAGCGAGTAGCTTGTTACCAACCGGCGAACTTTATTCACGCATTACATTCGATGTATTGCGAAAACTTCCCGCTGATGTTCACACTGATGAATTAAATATGCATGCACACGAAATTGCATCGATGGTTTTGGGAGATACACTTACCGACCCACGCTACTTCTTCAGCAGCCGAATGATTACTTTCTTTCCGATTTCTGATTACAGCGATCTGGAATTAGGAATAAGTGGACTAACAGGGATACACGACAGATATTATGAGGAACGTTTCTACTACGGTAATTTGGATTTTAAATACAAGTGGAAACCGAGTATGTATCAATCCTTAACTTTGCAAGGTGAGTGGCTTATAAATTTCAGGAAAGCATTTCGCGACGGTGATACAACTTACTTCATCGAAAATGGTAAACGGGTGAGTAAGCAATTTTTTTCGACCGGCTTATATCTTTTTGGCGATTATCAATTGGATAAACGATACACCGTTGGAGCCCGTGTTGATTATTCGCAATTCCCATACAACAACGACGATTACGAGTATGGTGCATCGCTGTTCTTAGGATTTTATCCGGTTGAGGAAACAACAGTATTTCGCTTACAGTTTTCTCATACAAAATTGAACATAGGTAACGAAATAAAAAATATTAATTCAATTACATTGCAATTTCTATTTTCATTAGGTCCACATCGTGCACATATTTTTTAAAGGAGATATTCAAATGAAAGTTTATATATTAGTAATAACAATTTTCTTCTCACTCATTTTTCTAAACCATACTTTTGCTACTATCAAAGTAGTAACAACACTTCCCGATCTTGCCGATTTTACAAAAGCAATCGGTAACGATAGGGTAGAGGTCGATTTCATTGTTAAAGGCACACAAAACCCACACTATATCGAAGTGAAACCGAGTTATATGATGAAACTACGCAATGCTGATATTTTTTTGCAGATAGGGATGGAACTTGAACTCTGGGCGCAGCAAATTATTGATGGTTCACGAAATAACCGTTTGATTGTTGTTGATTGCTCAAACAATATTGAAAAACTCGAAATCCCTTCAGACGTAGATGCGAGTCAAGGCGATATTCACAGGTATGGAAATCCGCATTACTGGCTCGACCCGATGAATGTAAAAATTATTATGCAAAATATTTTAAATGCGTTAATAAAAGTTTCGCCAGAAGAGGAAACATATTTTAAATCAAATATGGATAATTATTTATCTGAGCTAAATATAAATATCACAAATTGGTTAAAGGAACTAGAGCCGTTTAAAAATTCTAATGTGATTACATTCCATAAGAGTTGGACGTACTTTGCAAAGCGTTTCGGATTAAATGTAATTGATTACATAGAGCCGAGACCTGGTATTACACCAACACCGTCGCACACTTTGAAACTTTTAAAACTTATAAAAGAAAACAATATTAAAGTAATTATCGTAGAACCATTTTACGACGATTCAGTACCTAAACACATAGCAGCTGCAGCAAATGCAAAAGTAATTCGTTTGGCAACTTCAGTCGGAGGAGTTCCTCGCACAGATACTTACATCAGTCTGATTGATTATAATGTAAAAATGTTAAAAGAAAATTTGAAATAGATTATATGAATCACCTGATTGAATTTAAAAACGTAACACTTGGATATGGCAATAATATTATTCTGAGTAATCTTAATTTTGCAATTGAAAAAGGTGATTTTTTGGGATTGGTCGGCCCGAATGGTGCGGGCAAAACTACCGTTCTCCGCTCCATCATCGGAACACTCAAACCGATATCCGGCGAAATTAAACTACACACAAGTAAATTGAGCCGCTCAACATTCGGTTATGTGCCGCAACGTGACCTTATCGATCCGATTATGCCATTTACTGTAGAAGACATAGTAATGATGGGGAGATACAGCAAACTTGGGATTTTAAAATTTCCAACCTCAAAGGATTATCGACTTCTTACGGAGTGTTTGCAGCAAGTTGATATCGAAGATTTACGACACCAGTCGTTCAAAGATTTATCGGGTGGGCAGAAACAGCGGGCTTTAATTGCCCGTGCATTAATCAGCGAACCTGAAATTTTAGTTCTCGACGAGCCAACAAGTGGAATGGATTTATCCTCAAGGCAGTCGATCCTTTCGCTCATTAAACAACTTCATACTGCTGGTTATACAGTAATTTTAGTAAGCCATCTGTTAAGCGATGTGGCTAATACTGCGATTCGAATTGCTTTTATCGAGAAGAATTTCTTTCAAGTTGGAAATGTTTCGGATATCCTGACCTCAAAAAATTTATCAGAAAGATATGGAATCGAGGTTGAAGTTATGGAATACAAAGATAAAAAAATTGTAATTACTGGAGACCGAAATGTCTGATATAGAAATTATTAAATCTCTCTTTCACGATTTTCCTTTTGCTTTATTTGGAAGCATACTTGTTGGGTTGGTTTGTTCATTCATCGGAGTCTATATTATCTCGAAAAGAATAGTGTTTGTTGGTGCGGCACTAACACAAGTATCGATGATGGGACTTGCTTTCGCATTTCTTCCTTTCATTCACTTTAATCCGTTTTTTACATCTTTAGTATCAACACTTTTAGCAGTAGGATTCCTCTCACGCATTATCGAAAGAAAAA
The Bacteroidota bacterium DNA segment above includes these coding regions:
- a CDS encoding M28 family peptidase; translation: MKHLLSILLVLSIIIGCSSTQPRITSNDVTAGELQRHVMYLASDELEGRRPGTKGNELAANYIAKEFKSYGLKPLGDNGTYFQNFKFVSELKVGKNNSLAFNVDGKTLNFTPDVDFRPMNFSSDTSITAELVFAGYGIEADTLHYNDYTGIDVKDKLAVILRYSPDGNNQSSNFSGYSSFTKKIMTARDKGAAGVIFVTGPVDEANAPLIPLRHERGSMNSGIAVIQLDQNAANSIFENIRMNLLSLQKSINENKKPNSFNFANTSVTLKTEIEKIYSNTANVVGYFDGNDASLKSEHIIIGAHFDHLGLGGASSGSIVPDSIAVHNGADDNASGTAGLLEIAQSLASHHTQMKRSYVFAAFSAEELGLLGSAHYVKNSPLPLDKSVAMINLDMIGRLKDSVLTIQGVGTSPVWNEIIQKQNQDSVFKLKLGQDGFGSSDHASFTSKEIPVLFFFTGLHSDYHRPSDDWQLINYEGQKMVTDFVIGVVRQLDAVNAKPSFVKIEQTSGMREGGRNFRVSFGIMPDFGDDSKGMRISGTRAGSPAEKAGLKANDIIINFGGKSVKNIYDLTSLLGDFKPGDEVEVVVLRGEETLTMKATLQGR
- a CDS encoding redoxin domain-containing protein; its protein translation is MKIIHIFLIFLITVTADTQTINIGDKLIDFTLPYATQDTIMHQGITLSEIIQKKPVVLAFYPADWSSGCTKQLCAFRDNFAMLEKLDAEILAISGDYVWSHHFWAKHQNYPFKLLSDHDHSVAKKYESYNAERGYNKRTVFVIDKQGKIAYIDKKYGVADDESFSNLKNALSKLADNK
- a CDS encoding metal ABC transporter substrate-binding protein — protein: MKVYILVITIFFSLIFLNHTFATIKVVTTLPDLADFTKAIGNDRVEVDFIVKGTQNPHYIEVKPSYMMKLRNADIFLQIGMELELWAQQIIDGSRNNRLIVVDCSNNIEKLEIPSDVDASQGDIHRYGNPHYWLDPMNVKIIMQNILNALIKVSPEEETYFKSNMDNYLSELNINITNWLKELEPFKNSNVITFHKSWTYFAKRFGLNVIDYIEPRPGITPTPSHTLKLLKLIKENNIKVIIVEPFYDDSVPKHIAAAANAKVIRLATSVGGVPRTDTYISLIDYNVKMLKENLK
- a CDS encoding metal ABC transporter ATP-binding protein codes for the protein MNHLIEFKNVTLGYGNNIILSNLNFAIEKGDFLGLVGPNGAGKTTVLRSIIGTLKPISGEIKLHTSKLSRSTFGYVPQRDLIDPIMPFTVEDIVMMGRYSKLGILKFPTSKDYRLLTECLQQVDIEDLRHQSFKDLSGGQKQRALIARALISEPEILVLDEPTSGMDLSSRQSILSLIKQLHTAGYTVILVSHLLSDVANTAIRIAFIEKNFFQVGNVSDILTSKNLSERYGIEVEVMEYKDKKIVITGDRNV